The following coding sequences lie in one Burkholderia cepacia genomic window:
- the putA gene encoding trifunctional transcriptional regulator/proline dehydrogenase/L-glutamate gamma-semialdehyde dehydrogenase produces MASTTLGVKVDDLLRSRLKDAAARLERTPHWLIKQAIFAYLERIEHGQLPPELSGNSGVTELADGQVADGDDDNSPHPFLEFAQNVQPQSVLRAAITAAYRRPEPECVPFLLGQARLPANLQADVQALATKLVEALREKSSGGGVEGLIHEFSLSSQEGVALMCLAEALLRIPDRATRDALIRDKISKGDWRSHVGHAPSLFVNAATWGLMITGKLVTTNSEAGLSSALTRLIGRGGEPLIRKGVDMAMRLMGEQFVTGETISEALANSRKYEARGFRYSYDMLGEAATTEEDAQRYYASYEQAIHAIGKAAGGRGIYEGPGISIKLSALHARYSRSQQDRTMSELLPRVRALALLARRYDIGLNIDAEEADRLELSLDLLEALCFDPDLAGWNGIGFVVQGYQKRCPFVIDYLIDLARRSRHRLMIRLVKGAYWDTEIKRAQVDGLEGYPVYTRKIYTDVSYLACAKKLLAAPDAVYPQFATHNAHTLAAIYQLAGQNYYPGQYEFQCLHGMGEPLYEEVTGRDKLNRPCRVYAPVGTHETLLAYLVRRLLENGANTSFVNRIADKAVPVKELVADPVDEASKVVPLGAPHAKIPLPRNLYGDERPNSMGLDLSNEHRLASLSSALLASAHFPWRAAPMLDDDTLVDAPARDVRNPADQRDLVGTVSEATAEHVSAALAHAVAAAPIWQATPVDARADCLVRAADLLEAQMHTLMGLIVREAGKSLPNAIAEIREAVDFLRYYAAQIRDEFSNDTHRPLGPVVCISPWNFPLAIFMGQVAAALAAGNTVLAKPAEQTPLIAAQAVRLLREAGVPAGAVQLLPGTGETVGAALVADPRTRAVMFTGSTEVARLINKTLSARLDPDGKPIPLIAETGGQNAMIVDSSALAEQVVADVMQSSFDSAGQRCSALRVLCLQDDVADRTLTMLKGAMHELALGNPDRLSTDVGPVIDGEAKQTIDTHVAAMKDKGHAVTQLPSPEACAHGTFVPPTLIEIGTIDELKREVFGPVLHVVRYRRSQLDKLLEQIRATGYGLTLGIHTRIDETIAHVISNAHVGNIYVNRNVIGAVVGVQPFGGEGLSGTGPKAGGALYLQRLLATRPSGLPRSLAQTLIADGAVEGDARGNPAAALTTLRDWLIEQREPVLAARCDGYLAQVPAGATAVLSGPTGERNTYTLGPRGTVLCVAATPGGARAQFAAVLATGNRALFAGAAGEALVAALPASLKAHASVRKQADAPFDAVLFEGDSDELQTLVKDVAQRPGPIVSVQGVSVGAFENGDAEDYALERLLTERSVSVNTAAAGGNANLMTIG; encoded by the coding sequence ATGGCAAGCACGACTCTCGGCGTCAAAGTCGACGACCTTCTCCGCTCGCGCCTCAAGGACGCCGCCGCGCGTCTCGAGCGCACTCCCCACTGGCTGATCAAGCAGGCGATCTTCGCGTATCTCGAGCGGATCGAGCACGGCCAGCTGCCGCCCGAGCTGTCGGGCAACAGCGGCGTGACGGAGCTCGCCGACGGTCAGGTGGCGGATGGCGACGACGACAACTCGCCGCATCCGTTCCTCGAGTTCGCGCAGAACGTGCAGCCGCAATCGGTGCTGCGCGCGGCGATCACGGCTGCATACCGTCGACCCGAGCCGGAATGCGTGCCGTTCCTCCTTGGCCAGGCGCGCCTGCCGGCGAACCTGCAGGCGGACGTGCAGGCGCTCGCGACGAAGCTCGTCGAGGCGCTGCGCGAGAAGAGCTCGGGGGGCGGCGTCGAAGGGCTGATCCACGAGTTCTCGCTGTCGAGCCAGGAAGGCGTCGCGCTGATGTGCCTCGCCGAAGCGCTGCTGCGCATTCCCGATCGTGCGACGCGCGATGCGCTGATCCGCGACAAGATCAGCAAGGGTGACTGGCGCTCGCACGTCGGCCACGCGCCGTCGCTGTTCGTGAACGCGGCGACCTGGGGGCTGATGATCACCGGCAAGCTCGTGACGACCAACAGCGAAGCGGGCCTGTCGTCGGCGCTCACGCGCCTGATCGGCCGCGGCGGCGAGCCGCTGATCCGCAAGGGCGTCGACATGGCGATGCGCCTGATGGGCGAGCAGTTCGTCACCGGCGAAACGATTTCCGAAGCGCTCGCGAACAGCCGCAAGTACGAAGCGCGCGGCTTCCGCTACTCGTACGACATGCTCGGCGAAGCGGCGACGACCGAAGAGGACGCGCAGCGCTACTACGCGTCGTACGAGCAGGCGATCCACGCGATCGGCAAGGCGGCCGGCGGCCGCGGCATCTACGAAGGCCCGGGCATCTCGATCAAGCTGTCGGCGCTGCATGCGCGCTACTCGCGCTCGCAGCAGGACCGCACGATGAGCGAGCTGCTGCCGCGCGTGCGCGCCCTTGCGCTGCTCGCGCGCCGCTACGACATCGGGCTGAACATCGACGCGGAAGAAGCCGATCGTCTCGAACTGTCGCTCGACCTGCTCGAGGCGCTGTGCTTCGATCCGGATCTCGCGGGCTGGAACGGCATCGGTTTCGTCGTGCAGGGCTACCAGAAGCGCTGCCCGTTCGTGATCGACTACCTGATCGATCTCGCGCGCCGCAGCCGTCACCGCTTGATGATCCGCCTCGTGAAGGGCGCGTATTGGGATACCGAGATCAAGCGTGCCCAGGTCGACGGCCTCGAAGGCTACCCGGTCTACACGCGCAAGATCTACACCGACGTGTCGTACCTCGCGTGCGCGAAGAAGCTGCTTGCGGCGCCGGACGCCGTCTACCCGCAGTTCGCGACGCACAACGCGCACACGCTGGCCGCGATCTACCAGCTCGCGGGCCAGAACTACTACCCGGGCCAGTACGAATTCCAGTGCCTGCACGGGATGGGCGAGCCGCTGTACGAGGAAGTCACGGGCCGCGACAAGCTGAACCGTCCGTGCCGCGTGTACGCGCCGGTCGGCACGCACGAGACGCTGCTCGCGTACCTGGTGCGCCGCCTGCTGGAAAACGGCGCGAACACGTCGTTCGTGAACCGCATCGCGGATAAGGCCGTGCCGGTGAAGGAACTGGTCGCCGATCCGGTCGACGAAGCGTCGAAGGTCGTGCCGCTCGGCGCGCCGCACGCGAAGATCCCGCTGCCGCGCAACCTGTACGGCGACGAGCGCCCCAACTCGATGGGCCTCGACCTGTCGAACGAACACCGTCTCGCGTCGCTGTCGTCCGCGCTGCTCGCGAGCGCGCACTTCCCGTGGCGCGCGGCGCCGATGCTCGACGACGACACGCTCGTCGACGCCCCGGCGCGCGACGTGCGCAACCCGGCCGATCAGCGTGACCTGGTCGGCACGGTCAGCGAAGCGACGGCCGAACACGTGAGCGCGGCGCTCGCGCATGCGGTGGCCGCCGCGCCGATCTGGCAGGCGACGCCGGTCGACGCACGCGCCGACTGCCTGGTGCGCGCAGCCGACCTGCTCGAAGCGCAGATGCACACGCTGATGGGCCTGATCGTGCGCGAAGCCGGCAAATCGCTGCCGAATGCGATCGCCGAGATCCGCGAAGCGGTCGACTTCCTGCGCTACTACGCGGCGCAGATCCGCGACGAATTCTCGAACGACACGCACCGTCCGCTCGGGCCCGTGGTCTGTATCAGCCCGTGGAACTTCCCGCTCGCGATCTTCATGGGCCAGGTCGCCGCTGCGCTCGCCGCCGGCAACACGGTGCTCGCGAAGCCGGCCGAACAGACGCCGTTGATCGCGGCACAGGCCGTGCGCCTCCTGCGCGAGGCCGGCGTGCCGGCCGGCGCGGTGCAACTGCTGCCGGGCACCGGCGAGACCGTCGGCGCGGCGCTGGTCGCCGATCCGCGCACGCGTGCGGTGATGTTCACCGGCTCGACCGAAGTCGCGCGCCTGATCAACAAGACGCTGTCGGCGCGCCTCGACCCGGACGGCAAGCCGATTCCGCTGATCGCGGAAACGGGCGGCCAGAACGCGATGATCGTCGACTCGTCGGCGCTCGCGGAGCAGGTCGTCGCGGACGTGATGCAGTCGTCGTTCGACTCGGCCGGTCAACGGTGTTCGGCGCTGCGCGTTCTGTGTCTGCAGGACGATGTCGCGGACCGCACGCTGACGATGCTGAAGGGCGCGATGCACGAGCTGGCGCTCGGCAACCCCGACCGGCTGTCGACGGACGTCGGCCCGGTGATCGACGGCGAAGCGAAGCAGACGATCGACACGCACGTCGCGGCGATGAAGGACAAGGGCCACGCGGTCACGCAACTGCCGTCGCCGGAAGCGTGCGCGCACGGCACGTTCGTGCCGCCGACGCTGATCGAGATCGGCACCATCGACGAGCTGAAGCGTGAAGTGTTCGGCCCGGTGCTGCACGTGGTGCGCTACCGCCGCAGCCAGCTCGACAAGCTGCTCGAGCAGATCCGCGCGACCGGTTACGGGCTGACGCTCGGCATCCACACGCGGATCGACGAGACGATCGCGCACGTGATTTCGAACGCGCACGTCGGCAACATCTACGTGAACCGCAACGTGATCGGCGCGGTGGTCGGCGTGCAGCCGTTCGGCGGCGAAGGGCTGTCGGGCACGGGCCCGAAGGCCGGCGGCGCGCTGTACCTGCAGCGCCTGCTCGCGACGCGTCCGTCGGGCCTGCCGCGCTCGCTCGCGCAGACGCTGATCGCGGACGGCGCGGTCGAAGGCGATGCGCGCGGCAACCCGGCGGCAGCGCTCACGACGCTGCGCGACTGGTTGATCGAGCAGCGCGAGCCGGTGCTGGCCGCACGTTGCGACGGCTATCTGGCCCAGGTGCCGGCCGGCGCGACCGCGGTGCTGAGCGGGCCGACGGGTGAGCGAAACACGTATACACTCGGCCCGCGCGGCACGGTGCTGTGTGTCGCGGCCACGCCGGGCGGTGCGCGCGCGCAGTTCGCGGCGGTGCTGGCTACGGGCAACCGCGCGCTGTTCGCCGGCGCGGCCGGCGAGGCGCTGGTCGCCGCGCTGCCGGCGTCGCTGAAGGCGCATGCGAGCGTGCGCAAGCAGGCCGACGCGCCGTTCGACGCGGTGCTGTTCGAAGGCGACAGCGACGAACTGCAGACGCTCGTGAAGGACGTCGCGCAGCGACCGGGCCCGATCGTGTCGGTGCAGGGCGTGTCGGTGGGCGCGTTCGAGAACGGCGATGCGGAAGATTACGCGCTGGAACGGCTGCTGACGGAACGCTCGGTGAGCGTGAACACGGCGGCGGCCGGCGGCAATGCGAATTTGATGACGATCGGCTGA